A portion of the Cherax quadricarinatus isolate ZL_2023a chromosome 21, ASM3850222v1, whole genome shotgun sequence genome contains these proteins:
- the LOC138853054 gene encoding uncharacterized protein isoform X1, with product MTPASVFSQWCGVNDSQQGQTPGDMKLLILSICLVGLTLANNEVETNEIKEVKTIKLPTLGTIVKDILKLLAPLLEGTSLAKLLPLLGNIWVALEAIINTLALPTLLGVIGFINEIKIAILNWIRKPLEIINFVLAIIGLALMVVYGLLKEGDLKPLFGFEEAPATPAPTGYYHMETPEPYDTYSSYASSARALFDAPVVQRLAAMVHDAITKYDN from the exons ATGACACCTGCCTCAGTCTTCTCCCAGTGGTGTGGTGTGAATGACTCACAACAAGG cCAGACTCCAGGAGACATGAAGTTACTAATATTAAGCATATGCCTGGTGGGGTTGACGCTGGCAAACAATGAAGTAGAGACCAACGAGATCAAGGAAGTGAAGACAATAAAATTACCG ACGCTGGGTACCATTGtcaaagatattcttaaattaCTTGCTCCACTTCTTGAAGGAACCTCCCTCGCCAAGCTCCTGCCATTATTAGGCAACATCTGGGTTGCTCTGGAAGCCATAATAAACACTTTGGCCCTTCCGACCTTATTAGGTGTCATCGGCTTCATTAATGAAATCAAGATTGCTATCCTAAATTGGATCCGTAAGCCCCTTGAAATTATCAACTTTGTCTTGGCTATTATTGGTCTCGCTCTTATGGTCG TTTATGGGCTCCTGAAGGAGGGAGATCTGAAGCCTTTATTCGGCTTTGAGGAAGCTCCTGCTACTCCTGCACCCACTGGTTACTACCACATGGAGACTCCGGAACCCTACGATACCTACAGTAGCTACGCCAGCTCTGCCAGAGCCCTTTTTGATGCCCCAGTGGTACAGCGCCTTGCGGCCATGGTCCATGATGCCATCACCAAGTATGATAACTAG
- the LOC138853054 gene encoding uncharacterized protein isoform X2, with translation MKLLILSICLVGLTLANNEVETNEIKEVKTIKLPTLGTIVKDILKLLAPLLEGTSLAKLLPLLGNIWVALEAIINTLALPTLLGVIGFINEIKIAILNWIRKPLEIINFVLAIIGLALMVVYGLLKEGDLKPLFGFEEAPATPAPTGYYHMETPEPYDTYSSYASSARALFDAPVVQRLAAMVHDAITKYDN, from the exons ATGAAGTTACTAATATTAAGCATATGCCTGGTGGGGTTGACGCTGGCAAACAATGAAGTAGAGACCAACGAGATCAAGGAAGTGAAGACAATAAAATTACCG ACGCTGGGTACCATTGtcaaagatattcttaaattaCTTGCTCCACTTCTTGAAGGAACCTCCCTCGCCAAGCTCCTGCCATTATTAGGCAACATCTGGGTTGCTCTGGAAGCCATAATAAACACTTTGGCCCTTCCGACCTTATTAGGTGTCATCGGCTTCATTAATGAAATCAAGATTGCTATCCTAAATTGGATCCGTAAGCCCCTTGAAATTATCAACTTTGTCTTGGCTATTATTGGTCTCGCTCTTATGGTCG TTTATGGGCTCCTGAAGGAGGGAGATCTGAAGCCTTTATTCGGCTTTGAGGAAGCTCCTGCTACTCCTGCACCCACTGGTTACTACCACATGGAGACTCCGGAACCCTACGATACCTACAGTAGCTACGCCAGCTCTGCCAGAGCCCTTTTTGATGCCCCAGTGGTACAGCGCCTTGCGGCCATGGTCCATGATGCCATCACCAAGTATGATAACTAG